From the genome of Excalfactoria chinensis isolate bCotChi1 chromosome 12, bCotChi1.hap2, whole genome shotgun sequence, one region includes:
- the IP6K1 gene encoding inositol hexakisphosphate kinase 1 isoform X1: MCVCQTMEVGKYGKNATKSGDRGVLLEPFIHQVGGHSSMMRYDDHTVCKPLITREQRFYESLPPEMKEFTPEYKGVVSVCFEGDSDGYINLVAYPYMENEALEQDDMPERDQPRRKHSRRSLHRSSSGTEHKEEKPGLASDSTESSIQEAKSSRMDLHIHSDVPFQMLDGNSGLSSEKISHNPWSLRCHKQQLSRMRSESKERKLYKFLLLENVVHHFKFPCVLDLKMGTRQHGDDASEEKAARQMKKCEQSTSATLGVRVCGMQVYQLNTGHYLCRNKYYGRGLSIEGFRNALYQYLHNGIELRKDLFEPVLAKLRSLKAVLERQASYRFYSSSLLIIYDGKDSRAEMFVECHSEPRLKQMDGSAPDSLQDGGSTEPGSPPHPMVDVRMIDFAHSTFKGFRDDPTVHDGPDRGYVFGLESLINIMEQLREGNQ; the protein is encoded by the exons ATGTGTGTTTGTCAAACCATGGAAGTGGGCAAGTATGGCAAGAATGCCACTAAATCTGGAGACCGGGGGGTCCTGCTGGAGCCTTTTATTCACCAGGTGGGCGGCCACAGCAGCATGATGCGCTATGACGACCACACCGTCTGCAAGCCGCTCATCACCAGGGAACAGCGCTTCTACGAATCCCTGCCTCCAGAAATGAAGGAGTTCACACCTGAGTACAAAG GTGTGGTGTCTGTCTGTTTTGAGGGAGATAGCGATGGCTACATTAATCTGGTAGCATATCCCTACATGGAGAATGAAGCTTTGGAGCAGGATGACATGCCAGAGAGGGACCAGCCACGACGCAAGCACTCGCGCCGGAGCCTTCACAGGTCAAGCAGCGGCACTGAACACAAGGAGGAAAAACCTGGCCTGGCCAGTGACAGCACGGAAAG CAGCATCCAGGAGGCAAAGAGTTCCAGGATGGACTTGCACATCCACTCAGATGTTCCGTTTCAGATGTTGGATGGGAACAGTGGGCTGAGCTCTGAGAAGATCAGCCATAACCCCTGGAGCCTGCgctgccacaagcagcagctgagccgCATGAGGTCGGAGTCCAAGGAGCGAAAACTCTACA AGTTCCTTTTGCTGGAGAACGTGGTGCATCATTTCAAGTTTCCCTGCGTGCTTGATCTGAAGATGGGGACCAGACAGCACGGAGATGATGCCTCTGAGGAGAAGGCTGCTCGGCAGATGAAGAAGTGTGAGCAGAGCACGTCTGCCACCCTGGGTGTGCGTGTATGTGGGATGCAG GTCTACCAGCTGAACACTGGGCATTACTTATGCAGGAATAAATACTATGGACGCGGTCTTTCCATCGAGGGTTTCCGCAACGCCCTCTACCAGTATCTCCACAACGGCATCGAGCTGCGCAAGGACCTCTTTGAGCCTGTCCTTGCCAAGCTCCGAAGCTTGAAGGCGGTTCTGGAGAGACAGGCCTCGTACCGCTTCTACTCCAGCTCCCTTCTCATCATTTACGACGGGAAGGACAGCAGGGCCGAGATGTTCGTGGAGTGCCACTCGGAGCCGCGCCTGAAGCAGATGGACGGCTCTGCTCCCGACAGCCTTCAGGACGGCGGCAGCACGGAGCCCGgctcccccccccatcccatggTGGACGTGCGGATGATTGACTTCGCACACAGCACGTTCAAAGGCTTCCGTGACGACCCCACTGTGCACGACGGACCCGACAGAGGTTACGTGTTTGGGCTGGAGAGCCTCATCAACATCATGGAACAGCTGCGGGAAGGAAACCAGTAG
- the IP6K1 gene encoding inositol hexakisphosphate kinase 1 isoform X2 — MCVCQTMEVGKYGKNATKSGDRGVLLEPFIHQVGGHSSMMRYDDHTVCKPLITREQRFYESLPPEMKEFTPEYKGVVSVCFEGDSDGYINLVAYPYMENEALEQDDMPERDQPRRKHSRRSLHRSSSGTEHKEEKPGLASDSTESIQEAKSSRMDLHIHSDVPFQMLDGNSGLSSEKISHNPWSLRCHKQQLSRMRSESKERKLYKFLLLENVVHHFKFPCVLDLKMGTRQHGDDASEEKAARQMKKCEQSTSATLGVRVCGMQVYQLNTGHYLCRNKYYGRGLSIEGFRNALYQYLHNGIELRKDLFEPVLAKLRSLKAVLERQASYRFYSSSLLIIYDGKDSRAEMFVECHSEPRLKQMDGSAPDSLQDGGSTEPGSPPHPMVDVRMIDFAHSTFKGFRDDPTVHDGPDRGYVFGLESLINIMEQLREGNQ, encoded by the exons ATGTGTGTTTGTCAAACCATGGAAGTGGGCAAGTATGGCAAGAATGCCACTAAATCTGGAGACCGGGGGGTCCTGCTGGAGCCTTTTATTCACCAGGTGGGCGGCCACAGCAGCATGATGCGCTATGACGACCACACCGTCTGCAAGCCGCTCATCACCAGGGAACAGCGCTTCTACGAATCCCTGCCTCCAGAAATGAAGGAGTTCACACCTGAGTACAAAG GTGTGGTGTCTGTCTGTTTTGAGGGAGATAGCGATGGCTACATTAATCTGGTAGCATATCCCTACATGGAGAATGAAGCTTTGGAGCAGGATGACATGCCAGAGAGGGACCAGCCACGACGCAAGCACTCGCGCCGGAGCCTTCACAGGTCAAGCAGCGGCACTGAACACAAGGAGGAAAAACCTGGCCTGGCCAGTGACAGCACGGAAAG CATCCAGGAGGCAAAGAGTTCCAGGATGGACTTGCACATCCACTCAGATGTTCCGTTTCAGATGTTGGATGGGAACAGTGGGCTGAGCTCTGAGAAGATCAGCCATAACCCCTGGAGCCTGCgctgccacaagcagcagctgagccgCATGAGGTCGGAGTCCAAGGAGCGAAAACTCTACA AGTTCCTTTTGCTGGAGAACGTGGTGCATCATTTCAAGTTTCCCTGCGTGCTTGATCTGAAGATGGGGACCAGACAGCACGGAGATGATGCCTCTGAGGAGAAGGCTGCTCGGCAGATGAAGAAGTGTGAGCAGAGCACGTCTGCCACCCTGGGTGTGCGTGTATGTGGGATGCAG GTCTACCAGCTGAACACTGGGCATTACTTATGCAGGAATAAATACTATGGACGCGGTCTTTCCATCGAGGGTTTCCGCAACGCCCTCTACCAGTATCTCCACAACGGCATCGAGCTGCGCAAGGACCTCTTTGAGCCTGTCCTTGCCAAGCTCCGAAGCTTGAAGGCGGTTCTGGAGAGACAGGCCTCGTACCGCTTCTACTCCAGCTCCCTTCTCATCATTTACGACGGGAAGGACAGCAGGGCCGAGATGTTCGTGGAGTGCCACTCGGAGCCGCGCCTGAAGCAGATGGACGGCTCTGCTCCCGACAGCCTTCAGGACGGCGGCAGCACGGAGCCCGgctcccccccccatcccatggTGGACGTGCGGATGATTGACTTCGCACACAGCACGTTCAAAGGCTTCCGTGACGACCCCACTGTGCACGACGGACCCGACAGAGGTTACGTGTTTGGGCTGGAGAGCCTCATCAACATCATGGAACAGCTGCGGGAAGGAAACCAGTAG